GCATTCAGACAGTCACAGAAAGTCTGGAGAAGCAGACACACTTGTCCTTTGAAAAGCTGAGATACCTGGACATGAGCTACAACAACCTGAAAGACATACCTGAGAGGTTTTTTCGCTGCATGACTTCCCTTGAGATCCTGAACATGAGCCATAACTGCATCAGCTCGTTTTCCATCACCAATGAAAGTGTGCTGCAGAAGGCCAAGGTCATAAACCTCAGCTATAACTCTCTGCAGAGtctacatttgaagaaaaacacactGCAGTACCTGAGAAAGCTTTACTTACAAGGAAATGACCTCAAAATGCTTGACCAGCAAATATTTCAGAGCCTTCCAAACATCcgacacctgcagctgcaggagaacaACCTCAGAATCTGCTCCTCTGATGAAGACCAGCAGGATCCTcctggttgtgtgttttttcactCCATTCACAGCTTGCGGTTCCTGAATATCTCTGAAAATAATCTAAGGACTTTGCCCTCAAAGGCCTTCGAGAACACACCTCTGAGGTTCTTGGACTTGTCCCTGAACCCTGGTTTGGATATGCAGAAAGGCTCCCTTTATGGTCTGGAAGACTCCTTGGCTTACCTTCTTCTGAAGGAAAGCAACCTGTCCAGCCTGAACACAGAGCTGTCCTCTCTGAGGAGCCTCAGACACGTCGATCTGTCCACCAACCAGCTGGACAGTCTACCCTTGCTAAACAAGGAGTCTTCCATCGAGTCCTTGAACCTACAGAACAACAACCTGGTCACCCTGGACCAAAACACCATTGTGGACCTGGAGCGCTCACTAAAGACCCTCTACATGGGCTCCAACCCTCTGAGCTGCTGCGAAAACCTCGGCTTCCTGCACATTGTGAGGCACTCCACAGTCACCGTCCCTGATTTAGAAATGGTCACCTGCAGCCACCAGGACCATTCAGAGCCCGTAAACATCGGAAAGGTGACCCAGGAGATGTGCCGCGGACCATATGTCCCAAACTACACAACCGTCATCGTAGTGATGGTGGTGATTTTAATGCTCATGTTGGGGCTGCTGGTTAAGTGCTGCCATTTAAGGAGACAGAAGCACAGCAGAAGGTTCAGTGCGTGAAC
The DNA window shown above is from Oryzias latipes chromosome 14, ASM223467v1 and carries:
- the lrrc32 gene encoding leucine-rich repeat-containing protein 32 isoform X2 — encoded protein: MAALQLLFLPLVSCMAASAHPPGRLPPCQVVQMDVFCSNLRLRGVPVNLPRGVQTLDLSRNQVQNLSRETLGFHTGFHRLNLHANKIHFIQPGLFKDMPDLRVLDLSRNHLSVFAVSKVNVGPLYALKSLDLSGNGFYTGMSDSFLADSPSLESVSLSDNSITKVTQDTFRGLLSLKKINLHNNVILEIEDGAFDFLQNLTELDLSKNSITCIKDFNLNTLKVLNLSKNSLEDFQSASPDIDFELVSLDLSENKILYFPLLPKKNVLEHLDISRNRIQTVTESLEKQTHLSFEKLRYLDMSYNNLKDIPERFFRCMTSLEILNMSHNCISSFSITNESVLQKAKVINLSYNSLQSLHLKKNTLQYLRKLYLQGNDLKMLDQQIFQSLPNIRHLQLQENNLRICSSDEDQQDPPGCVFFHSIHSLRFLNISENNLRTLPSKAFENTPLRFLDLSLNPGLDMQKGSLYGLEDSLAYLLLKESNLSSLNTELSSLRSLRHVDLSTNQLDSLPLLNKESSIESLNLQNNNLVTLDQNTIVDLERSLKTLYMGSNPLSCCENLGFLHIVRHSTVTVPDLEMVTCSHQDHSEPVNIGKVTQEMCRGPYVPNYTTVIVVMVVILMLMLGLLVKCCHLRRQKHSRRFSA
- the lrrc32 gene encoding leucine-rich repeat-containing protein 32 isoform X1, which encodes MWRPESAGGSFRPSICGGGLGGAVRMRRHHLRVSTMAALQLLFLPLVSCMAASAHPPGRLPPCQVVQMDVFCSNLRLRGVPVNLPRGVQTLDLSRNQVQNLSRETLGFHTGFHRLNLHANKIHFIQPGLFKDMPDLRVLDLSRNHLSVFAVSKVNVGPLYALKSLDLSGNGFYTGMSDSFLADSPSLESVSLSDNSITKVTQDTFRGLLSLKKINLHNNVILEIEDGAFDFLQNLTELDLSKNSITCIKDFNLNTLKVLNLSKNSLEDFQSASPDIDFELVSLDLSENKILYFPLLPKKNVLEHLDISRNRIQTVTESLEKQTHLSFEKLRYLDMSYNNLKDIPERFFRCMTSLEILNMSHNCISSFSITNESVLQKAKVINLSYNSLQSLHLKKNTLQYLRKLYLQGNDLKMLDQQIFQSLPNIRHLQLQENNLRICSSDEDQQDPPGCVFFHSIHSLRFLNISENNLRTLPSKAFENTPLRFLDLSLNPGLDMQKGSLYGLEDSLAYLLLKESNLSSLNTELSSLRSLRHVDLSTNQLDSLPLLNKESSIESLNLQNNNLVTLDQNTIVDLERSLKTLYMGSNPLSCCENLGFLHIVRHSTVTVPDLEMVTCSHQDHSEPVNIGKVTQEMCRGPYVPNYTTVIVVMVVILMLMLGLLVKCCHLRRQKHSRRFSA